In Pseudomonas sp. p1(2021b), the genomic window ATTAAAGAAAGATTGAAAGTAATTAATGCCGAGGTCGGCGAGGATCATGGTGCGATCGATTACTCGCATTTGGATTTTTTACGAGGTATGCTACAGTCTCCAGAAGATTTCTTTTTCTCAAGATATTCGTTGCGGGAATTTAAGGATAAGGCTGTTTCTAAAAGCGTAATTGAGCGAGCAGTTTCCCTTGCTATGAAAACACCTTCTGTGTGTAACCGACAGGCGTGGGCAGTATATAATGCATCAGAAAAAATGGTGCGAGATGTTGTTTTGTCTCATCAAAATGGTAATAAACCATTCGGTGATAAAGTCCCTAATGTTCTAGTGGTGGCGGCGGATTTAAGGGCTTTTTTTACGGGGAGAGAGCATTACCAGCACTGGATCGACGGTGGGCTCTTTTCCATGTCTTTAATGTATGCGTTCCATTCGCTAGGATTGGCTACTTGCCCTTTGAATTGGAGTCAAACACCAGCAATGGATAAATCATTACGCAGCAAGCTTTGTATAAAAGATAGCCACACTATAATAATGGTTATAGCTGTTGGCTACCCGGACGAGCATAATAAAGTCTGTGTTTCTGCGAGGCGCTCTTTGAGCGAAGTGGTTTTTGATTTGAAGTTAAAGTGATACAAAGGGCTTATTTAAATTTTTGGCGGGCAATATATTTATGTAAACTCTGTCGCAAACACTGCATAGAGCAAGCAAGTGATAGGATGACGACATAGTTTTCGCGAGCTTGTCGAAGCGTATCACAATCCGGCGGTTCTTTTTCAACCACCCACACATGTACT contains:
- a CDS encoding nitroreductase family protein produces the protein MWKKIRPYAQGCYRLLDTANGFLYDFIRFFKYGGWPGKLSDKAQRDYGLIMRYHGLEKSLSYKERNPSAGWRNAFDTLSFIEAAHLHGEIGPVDVAAVKVLEKFISLPGNEKDIRSKNIKERLKVINAEVGEDHGAIDYSHLDFLRGMLQSPEDFFFSRYSLREFKDKAVSKSVIERAVSLAMKTPSVCNRQAWAVYNASEKMVRDVVLSHQNGNKPFGDKVPNVLVVAADLRAFFTGREHYQHWIDGGLFSMSLMYAFHSLGLATCPLNWSQTPAMDKSLRSKLCIKDSHTIIMVIAVGYPDEHNKVCVSARRSLSEVVFDLKLK